In Tachysurus vachellii isolate PV-2020 chromosome 7, HZAU_Pvac_v1, whole genome shotgun sequence, the DNA window CGATAGTAAATCTGTCTTGGACCAGCCAGACACCCTTGTGGTGCTACTCGTGCTTTTCCTTGGTAGGACTTCCACAGCCGTCCATAATATAAATCCTCTTTAATCTTTGCATATAATTTTGTGGGGTCAAAGCCAGAGGGAGAGGGGGTATGTTGTACTTCACGTGCTTCCTCTGTGTACATCTAAAGCAATATAGACAAAATATTAGCattaattgtatatttttattaggAATATGTTAATGTTCTGTAATGTTCTGTATTTAAAGCTTACATCATAGCATCAATTAATCTTATTAGCTTAAAGAACAGTACATTataattaaagtatttaaataaaggCATTTTCCATTACTTAATGGAAAATGTTAGTGTTATCTATCTCTGTTTAACATGCTGAGCTAGGTTGGCCAAAAAATCTCAACCACAGTTCCGGTGCGtcagaaaaacaggaaatacaGATACCACTAGTGCAAGTTCTTTAATCTAAGGTCAGTTAAGAAGTGAAACTTAACACATGATAGTGCAGCtaaaatgtaatattgtttgattttatttattgtttgaaaTCTTACCTCTGAAAACATTGATTGGTCTGTATACACATGCTGTATCTCAAGCACTTGCCTTCTAAGAatatggaacacacacacacacacacacacacacacacacacacacacacacacacacacacctttcatatatgcatgtgtgtgtatgtgtgtgttatagccTCTATGCCAATGTCTACCCTGCAAATGTCTGACACATGGCACATCTACTGTAAAGCATAGATGACTTAGAATTTAAGGATACTAAACATCTCTAGCCAAAACAATCTACCAAAAACAGTAGTAAACTATAATGCAATGAACAACACAATATATGGAGTGACCAACCTTTGCTTTTCAAAAATATATCAGCAGTCTCAGGTACACTTGGTGCAGTATTATATACAAAATTTGGCCTTTTTTTCCTGACATACAatgctttttttcccttaataatgCAGACGTCATAACATAAcaatatgacatttttaaagGATGCTTAAGACTTTTGCACAGCATTATATGTTGTTGGCATTTCTGAATTTGattattgaaattattattgTCATGGTCATAATATTATTGTCATATTAtggtcatttattattatataagataGGTATAGGCTTGGCAAAATCATTATAGATATACATCAGTGGTAAATTGAAGTACCTCCTACAGAAACACCTTCGGCAAGTGTAGATGGAAATGgtgagaaataaaagagaaagaatgcATCCGACAGTCAAAGCTCCAAATTGCCCAAATAAACCCTGCTTTTGTCCTGCATCATGGGGTTCAGCTGGAGATATAAGAACACCTAGAAAGTTGTGAACACATGCATTTTAACaaactgtaaatatttgttATGTATAACCAATGTGAGGAGTGTTTCATAGATTCATTAAGATTTGTATAAAGATCATTTTACTTGTTATGACTGCATCACTGATGTCAGTACATTGCTTCATGCTGCCTGATGGAAAGGTGACGAACTGACAGCATATTCGACCACTTTCTTTCAGATTAGACAACTTCCACTCTCTTTGGAAAGAAAGGCTTGAGGATGCCTGGGGGGGTTGTTGCCCCTGAATCTTTACATTGCCAGAGTGCTCAGAGAAGATGTGAAAGCCTTGCCTCGGATGGAAGATTCCTAGTTTGGTGTGATTAGAGCCTTGTACCATCTCCCAGTTAACCTGAGTTAGACTGTCATTCCCATTCAGGACACAGGTCAGGATTATGTTATCTCCCTCCTGACTGACACTGATAGATATCTGGTTGTTGGAGATGCctgcagaaacagaaaaagctaATGAATTATTCTGTCTGTATGTTGGATCTGGGCTAGAaaactgtctttctttttatggcAATATGCAATACACAGATAGCTGCAAAACTAATAATGTCTTATAATGATTTCTTAAGAAACTTCTAATATTGTGCATTGCATAAACCAGTATCCAGAATCTAATTTAATATTTGATAGTTAATGTTTTACTATGTATTTTGACtaattttgacttttttacCCAGCAGTTGACTGAAGCAGTTGGAAATGTGAAGATGAACCGCGTCTCTAAAGGATTTGACATGAAGGTTTGCATGTCTAATAGTACATTCTCTCATGTAACCTCATGACTCACTGAAATCTTTTACAAAAGGTCCAAACCATCATATCTTTGTGTCTTCTGACATTGCAGTTATGGCCTATATTTGATCTGTACCCGCATTCTCAGAGTGTTTTCTCTCTACTGTGGCAAATATTTCCTGATTTAATACTCAGATGTCTTGATCTGACATTCATGTATTCATTACAATCTTTTTGCAATTCATATAATTGGAGAATTtcattttgttggtttgtttaacattttctcttcagcactataaatactgaaaaactttcaaaataaaagttctgATTTCTGTTATATTGTCACAATAGgtaaaattatttgtttaaaatagtaAACTTCTTTAGTAAATCTTTCGTAAACATTTTTTGACATAAGTCAGCATTTGTATATCAGCAAAAATGTATCTACCTGAATGGTACTAAACTTGACTTAGAATTTTAGGCTTTAAATAAAgcctttgtgtatgtgtcataAGTGATCAGACCAGATCCAAATTCTGTTTGGAAAATCTTCGTCAGTCCCTGAGGACTTTATGTATATTAACTATTAATTATACTTGTGGAAAatctatctatttgtttatttacttgtatGTTTTGAATATAGGattaacactcactcactcattttctactgcttatccgaactatctcgggtgacggggagcctgtgcctatctcaggcgtcattgggcatcaaggctaTAGGATTAACATttactttcaaataattttAACTTAAAATTATGGATATGCtagatttattaatttttgaGCACAGTATTACCTTTAATTAACTGAACGcaactgaaaaatatatattttttttattttattaataaaattaattttattttttatgatgtgattttttttctctcagctttGTCTTTTCAACCCGTCAGTTAGTTCAGCAGTTCCCAAAAAACTTTCATTTCACCTTTTCATTTCATGTCCAtttttattatgcttgtaataaatgCTACTGAATTGCACAATTTAATAATACTTAATttggttttcattttatttacaaattgcCCGAATTTACCTCATAGCAAGACAATCttcattagtgttttttttttcaatctttaTTTGTTGCCATTTTTAAGTATCACTTACATCAAACttaacagtaaacaaaatgcCCTTGTCATGCACAAATCAAGCccaaacctttaaaaaaacaacaaaaagtaaaataaaaaaaataaataaaaaaagacttttcttaAGTATTGAATTGTATTAAGTCTGAATCTGAGTGACAGAGCAggaatttaataaaattcaagAAAGGGTCCCAGATGTTAAGCTTTAATGTAAAGgttttaaatggttttaaaCCACTTGTGCAGCGGGGCTAGGGTTAAAGTAGTGTTTAAGTTCAAACTGTATTTCTAGTTAAAGAAGATAAAGTGATGTAGGAATGttcagtatgtgtatgtgtgtcatgtACAAATTAGGAATTAGCACGTACCTGTTTGCAGGAAGGATACAATGAAAATCACACAGAGAATGTTCTTACTCATGGCTGCTCttttacaaaaacaatgttGGGCTGTTTCCTCCTTTCTATCTATTCCCCCTGTAAGAGCTTACTACGGACATGTAAGCGACAAGAAGGGAAAAAActtgttgtttataataatcTTGCAAAGTTGGTGACAGATCAAAAtcttgatgtctttttttttattattttccgcTGTCAGCTAAAACATATTTCAGCAGGTCTTTAGAGAAAGGAAGTGATGACATGTGGAAGTAGCATGTGGGAGTTTCCATTAAGCTTAGGCCTTACCACAAAGGTACCAGCAAATACTTCTGCCATACTGGTTGTGTGATGATCTATCACTTTCAGCTTAACACCAGGATGTAAGAAAAGAATGTGTGCTCTGTGGTGTGCAGATTTTGAATAtgctaataattaaatattagatatttagatattaGCAAATTCCCTAATTAAACTAACCTTACCTCATGGGAAACCTAATATGGTCTGCTAAACAAGTTTTGTTGACTTTTACAGATATTTAGATTAGTACATTTCTGTGGTGTTTGgagtttatatttacagtgtttGCTTTATAATATCTTCTGTATGTGAGCCAATCAGCCTGCTATGTACATGTATTTTATGGGGACACAGTATAAGTAGTAttcattgtgtattgtgtattaatgATGATGCAAAGATACATTTACTGTCTACTTATAAATACATAGTATATGccaatgtataaataaatatatgtattcatACAGTGTCATCATCCTCTTGCATTCTTCTGTAATAACTTCAACTACCCAGCTATTGTTTGGTTGAGATGGTTTAAATATAGAAGTTATTATGCTGGTAATGAAAGTGAAACAAGCAGAAATAACAGAATTTAAAGATCATTGAGAACTCTGCATCTGTGAGAATACTGCAGAGCTTGTGTAGGTATCAGGTATAGGTATCAGAAAACCTAAGGTTACAGATTTACCTTTGACTTTTACAAAGCGATAATGCTTCTGAACACTTTTGGAAGCATTATTGCTTTGAAAAAATCAATGGTAAATCTGTAACCTTGAATTTTCTAACACAGAAAATCTCATTAACATGGCATGCTGCATTCTTTTATGTCTTATTAACCTAAAGATAGAGAacaaagagcgactggtttgaGAATGGTTATATAATGGTTGTATATTTCTGTTAAAGTTGTATTATTTTCAGTTCACAACAttaaactataaacagataaaatgtgACTTGTGGGCAAATTGATGGAATAATAGTTTATGGACTATTAATAATAGtctaatagaataaaataatagtttatGGACATGCTGATATTTGAAAATCATCATCTCCAGGGTTGGCTTTGTGTCAGACCATGTTACACAACATTAtctttgattcatttcctataacTGAATGAACCCTGTTGTGTTGTATTCAGGATGTGAAATTCTACTTTGTGTTCATACACCAGTTAGATTGGCCAAGATATTTCCTTAATGTTAATGGCTCAAACACTAATCACCTGTTGCCTTAATCCATATGTCTTGTACAAGAACGGACTTTTTAAAATGGGAATTTATGTAATGTAGATGCAAATTGGTGAATATGTACTTATGTGGATTTGTCAAATCCTGTGGCTCCCTCTTGTGGAGAaacctctgtctgtgtgagtgagtgagtgagtgagtgaatgagttacAGAACaggcctttaaaatattcagaaaaagGCATACACATTCATTGTTTTGTCAGTGAATTTGACTTATTGACTTATTGTCACCTATCTGCTTTATCAGGTCTCAGACACCAATTCACCACACAGCCAATCAGTATTTGACATTGTCAAGGCCATCCTGTACAGTTTGTTGCAAGCTATTGCTTTAAGAAATAGTTTCACAGAATCATTGACCAAGAaagcacttatttatttatgggtaaaaatgctctgtttaattttggcctttaatacaaaataaagctAACACAGAATTATCCTCTAATCCAAACACTAATTTATTAAGGATTCAGGCCTCATGAACTCTCAGTGAAAATGTAGCACAGCTTAACATTAGCATTAAATATGATTGCATCCCAGATGTCTTTTAAGAGCTGTTAATTGCTCTCCTGTGTTTTAGACCAAAAGCATTTCTTTTTAGCTTAAATTTGCCATTGTCCTCCCCCTGTTACTTCCATCCCCCACTGCCCATCTGTCTGTTCCACAGTGGAGTACAGGGAGGCAGAAGTCCTGCG includes these proteins:
- the si:ch211-196f2.6 gene encoding immunoglobulin domain-containing protein; protein product: MSKNILCVIFIVSFLQTGISNNQISISVSQEGDNIILTCVLNGNDSLTQVNWEMVQGSNHTKLGIFHPRQGFHIFSEHSGNVKIQGQQPPQASSSLSFQREWKLSNLKESGRICCQFVTFPSGSMKQCTDISDAVITSVLISPAEPHDAGQKQGLFGQFGALTVGCILSLLFLTISIYTCRRCFCRRRQVLEIQHVYTDQSMFSEMYTEEAREVQHTPSPSGFDPTKLYAKIKEDLYYGRLWKSYQGKARVAPQGCLAGPRQIYYRLGENPLLQREQEHKPEIPDVTTRP